One Helianthus annuus cultivar XRQ/B chromosome 12, HanXRQr2.0-SUNRISE, whole genome shotgun sequence genomic region harbors:
- the LOC110890585 gene encoding peptidyl-prolyl cis-trans isomerase CYP20-1: MSSRTSTSLFGVIGAGADDDQDVSRDDNPRVFLDISINGGRPERMIIELFANIVPKTAENFRLLCTGTKGIGPHTKKPLHYKGTVFQNIHPRLLAEGGDLLGKIDGTGGESIYGKHFKDESFQLRHSEPGMLSMGNKGPDTNGSRFFISFRPISMLDGFNVVFGKVIEGTSTIRRIEQLGTPGQVKITDCGEAFEDKGIRNIYWVKPSSSEEPVKEQEKQSGYPQSEAGDETSQGKTINLMDEPDQGIMNKSLKRAGSSDEQLNEGVKRSRYSSSEGLLQVTDGGAAISEIQKNNGMESYQDRQQIGDDTIMDIRQQQQLDWAIASVRKIARVVGVYLPDYPSPHP; encoded by the exons ATGTCGTCTCGCACTTCTACTTCGCTGTTTGGCGTAATCGGTGCCGGTGCCGATGACG ATCAAGATGTGAGCAGGGATGACAACCCTCGTGTGTTCTTGGATATATCCATCAATGGAGGTCGCCCTGAAAGAATGATAATTGAG CTTTTTGCTAATATCGTTCCTAAAACCGCTGAGAATTTTCGACTACTCTGCACAG GGACTAAGGGGATCGGACCACATACCAAGAAACCATTGCACTACAAAGGAACTGTATTCCAAAATATTCATCCACGCCTTTTGGCTGAA GGAGGTGATCTCCTTGGGAAAATAGAtg GCACAGGTGGGGAAAGCATCTACGGAAAACATTTCAAAG ATGAGAGTTTTCAACTGCGTCATTCTGAGCCTGGCATGCTATCTATGGGAAATAAAGGCCCAGATACAAATGGATCTCGGTTCTTTATAAGCTTCAGGCCTATAAGCATGCTTGATGG TTTCAATGTTGTTTTCGGTAAGGTTATAGAAGGAACATCAACTATCCGTCGTATTGAACAGCTAGGAACACCTGGGCAGGTTAAAATTACAGACTGTGGTGAAGCTTTTGAAGATAAAG GCATAAGGAATATATATTGGGTGAAACCTAGTTCTTCTGAAGAGCCAGTAAAAGAACAGGAGAAACAAAGCGGGTACCCGCAATCAGAAGCTGGTGATGAAACTTCTCAAGGCAAAACGATCAATCTCATGGATGAGCCTGACCAAG GCATAATGAACAAGTCTTTGAAGAGAGCTGGTTCTTCTGATGAGCAACTAAACGAAGGGGTGAAACGAAGCAGGTACTCGTCATCAGAAGGGCTGTTACAAGTTACAGACGGTGGTGCTGCAATTTCTGAAATTCAAAAGAACAATGGGATGGAGTCTTATCAAG ACAGACAGCAGATTGGGGATGATACCATTATGGACATCAGGCAGCAGCAGCAGCTTGATTGGGCGATTGCATCCGTTCGCAAGATTGCCCGGGTGGTGGGTGTTTACTTACCGGATTATCCATCACCCCATCCGTAG